CGATTAGCCCTCAAGGCCGCCCGTAAAAATCCTGCCCTGTTATTATGGATCTGGGAAATGGCGGGAACAGAAGATATATTCCGCTGGATGGGTTCCTATGTAAAATTCACCCTAGATGCTTTCAAAAATCTGTTGTTTAGCCGTTGGTTTAACCCTTGGCTAGAAAATCAAAGCAAATGGTTAAAAGAAAGTAATCCTAAGTTATGGTTTAAACTACTTACTTTTGGCTCTCGTTTCGTCTCTCAGAAATAATACTAAATCCTGCTTCAATAATATACTAATTAGGACGGGGAACAGGGAACAGGCAAAAGAGGGATAAATTATTACAATAAAAGTCCCCCAGAATTGGGGGATTTAGGGGGCTACAGAAAAGTCCTTTTCATAACTTATTACTCCAACTTGATATAACCCCTTGTTGATGTGAACTGATTAAGCAGTAACTAACTCTTTATCAGGACGCTTACTGTTACGGATACCTTCAATGGCTTCTGCATAGTCAGGAGCTTTGAATACCGCAGATCCAGCTACGATCGCATTTGCACCTGCTTCTAAAACCTGCCAAGTATTATTAGGTTTCAAACCACCATCAACCTCAATCCAAGGATCTAAACCTCTCTCATCACACATTTGACGAAGAGCTTTAATTTTGGGTACCACACCAGGGATGAAACTTTGACCACCAAACCCAGGGTTAACACTCATGATGAGGACTAAATCACAGACATCAATCACGTACTCGATCAACTCAAGGGGAGTAGAAGGATTTAACACAACCCCAGACTGTTTACCCAACTCACGAATCTGGCACAAGGTACGATGTAAATGGGGAGAAGCATTATGCTCCGCATGAACAGAAATAATGTCAGCCCCTGCCTTAGCAAAATCTGCCACATACTTCTCAGGTTCAACAATCATTAAATGAACATCTAAAGGTTTTTTGGTATGGGGGCGAATGGCATCAACAATTAAAGGACCAATGGTGATATTAGGTACAAAACGACCATCCATCACATCCACATGAATCCAATCAGCACCAGCCTCATCAACTGCTCTAATTTCCTCCCCTAAACGACTGAAATCAGCGGATAAAATGGAGGGTGAAATAACTATATCTTTCTTACTCATAAGTAGTTTATTTAAAATATGCTTGGACTTGTGTTGATTTTAACAAAATATTGCCAATTTCTTTCCTCAAAACTCCTAATCACTTCTTTTCTAGTTTTTTCTGGTAAAAGGTCACCAAAAAATTAATTGTCGTTTTATATGATAATGGTTATCATTTTTAAAGTAATGATTTATTAATCACATAAAAATGACATTCACTCAATCCTCGATAAAGAAAACGGTAGGAGAAAAAAATCAATTACCTTCCCTTGTCACAGAAGCCCAACCCCAAGTAAGTGAAGCGGAAATGATTGAAGCGGTAAAAACGCTCTTAATTGGTTTGGGTGAAAATCCAGATCGAGAAGGATTAAAAGATACCCCCAAAAGAGTAGTAAAGGCTCTTAAGTTTCTGACCTCGGGTTATCATCAATCCTTGGATGAATTACTCAATGGTGCTGTGTTCCATGAAAATGCCGATGAAATGGTATTAGTTCGGGATATTGATTTATTTAGTTCTTGTGAACATCATATTTTGCCTATTCTAGGACGTGCGCACGTAGCTTATATCCCTAACGGTAAAGTAATCGGATTGTCAAAAATTGCGAGAATTTGCGAAATGTATGCCAGAAGATTGCAGGTACAAGAACGTTTAACTGCCCAAATCGCCGATGCTCTGCAAGGTTTATTAAAGCCCCAAGGGGTGGCTGTGGTGGTGGAAGCCAGTCACATGTGTATGGTGATGCGTGGGGTACAAAAACCCGGTTCTTGGACTTCTACGAGTGCTTTACGAGGTGTATTTGCTGATGATGCAAAAACCCGTCAAGAGTTTATGAATTTAATTCAACACCGCCCCAGATTTAATAATTAACCTCAGTTTGGGATAATAGTTATAAGTATGGTAGAGGACGTAGCATGCTACGTCCGTACAGGTTTCTCAAGTTAGAGTATAGTTATTATTTTATTTTTTAGTTTATATGGATAATTTAGTTTTACCCAAAAGAGGAATGCCCGTAACGATTATCACAGGATTTTTGGGCAGTGGCAAAACAACTCTTTTAAATCATATTTTGACTAATAATCAAAATTTAAAGGTTGCGGTTTTGGTTAATGAGTTTGGGGATATTGATATTGATAGTCAGTTATTGGTATCGGTGGAGGAAAATATGCTCAGTCTCAGTAATGGGTGTATTTGTTGCACGATTAATGATGATTTATTGGATACTGTTTATCAGGTATTAGAAAGTGAGCAAAAGGTGGATTATTTGATCGTGGAAACCACGGGAGTGGCTGATCCTTTGCCTATTGTCTTAACTTTTTTGAGTCCTGAGTTAAGGGATTTAGTTCGTCTTGATTCTGTGTTGACTTTGATTGATGCGGAAAATTTTACTCCTGATCATTTTGAAAGTGATGCGGCACTCAAGCAGGTTATTTATGGTGACATTATTTTACTCAATAAAATTGATTTAGTTTCTGAGGAAAAAGTTGAGGAGTTAGAGAAAAATATTCTTTGTATTAAGGAGGGGGCAAGTATTTTACGTTGTGAAAATGCTAAGGTGCCTTTACCTTTGATTTTGGACGTGGAACGAAGTAATATCAATAATTATCCTCAAGAAAAACCCCACTCATCCCATGATCATCATCACCATGATCATGATCATGAACATCATCACCATGATCATGATCATGAACATCATCACCATGATCACGATCACCATTCCCATCATTTAGAAATAGATGGTTTTATTTCCGTTTCTTTTGAGTGCGATCGCCCTTTTAATGTAGATAAATTTCAAAACTTTATCACTGATAATATCATGGCAAAAGTATATCGAGCCAAGGGGATTTTGTGGTTTGCCGAAAGTGAACTAAAACATATTTTCCAACTCAGTGGCAAACGCTATGATTTAAACACAGAGGAATGGCAGAATAACCCCAAAAATCAATTAGTAATGATTGGCAAAGATATATCAGCAGATGATCTACGGACAAAATTAAAACAATGTGTAGTACAGTAGGGCATGGTTGAACCGATGGAATCATCAAAGAGAAATCTTAATTATTGATCATGGTTGACGGTATGCCAAGCCAAGGCGTAATTTTGGGTGGGTTCATTAACCTGATTATTGAAACTGACCTTGATATGATATTCCCCTGTTTGAGGAATAGGGCAAAAAATATGCTCTACACTATCAACTCGACTGACGGAGGAACAAACTACCTGATTATTACCAGATACCAGATACAAGTCTAAATTATTTAAACCCTTATTTATAAATCTTTCTCCCATATCAAATACTTCATTTTGATTGGAGTCTTGCAGTTCTACAAGACGATTCCAAGCTAGGGTGATGGATACAAAACTTCCACCCCTAAGAGGTTTTTCTAGGCGATAACGATGACTTTGGTTAGCCTCGATGGAGTCATAGCTCCAACCCATGGCAGGTACCAAATTCTGATGGCTCCATTGCCCTGCTCTCAGTTGTTGATAGGCTCGATAAACATTTAAATGTCCTGTGCCCATTTCCATACTCATAGGAATATGGGGATTTTTATATGCCTCGGTTTTTAACCAAGTTTGATTTTTCTGAGTTAATACCGTGCGAGTCATGCCCAAAAAATCACCGTTACCATAGTCTTCTACTTTATCGGCAGAATTGAGCAAAATTGCTTTCATTACTTCCTGACGACGATAATCTAAGCTCCAATGG
The sequence above is a segment of the Cyanobacterium stanieri PCC 7202 genome. Coding sequences within it:
- a CDS encoding GTP cyclohydrolase I (PFAM: GTP cyclohydrolase I~TIGRFAM: GTP cyclohydrolase I~COGs: COG0302 GTP cyclohydrolase I~InterPro IPR001474:IPR020602:IPR018234~KEGG: cyc:PCC7424_3847 GTP cyclohydrolase I~PFAM: GTP cyclohydrolase I/Nitrile oxidoreductase~PRIAM: GTP cyclohydrolase I~SPTR: GTP cyclohydrolase I;~TIGRFAM: GTP cyclohydrolase I); the encoded protein is MTFTQSSIKKTVGEKNQLPSLVTEAQPQVSEAEMIEAVKTLLIGLGENPDREGLKDTPKRVVKALKFLTSGYHQSLDELLNGAVFHENADEMVLVRDIDLFSSCEHHILPILGRAHVAYIPNGKVIGLSKIARICEMYARRLQVQERLTAQIADALQGLLKPQGVAVVVEASHMCMVMRGVQKPGSWTSTSALRGVFADDAKTRQEFMNLIQHRPRFNN
- a CDS encoding ribulose-5-phosphate 3-epimerase (PFAM: Ribulose-phosphate 3 epimerase family~TIGRFAM: ribulose-phosphate 3-epimerase~COGs: COG0036 Pentose-5-phosphate-3-epimerase~InterPro IPR000056~KEGG: tel:tll2369 ribulose-phosphate 3-epimerase~PFAM: ribulose-phosphate 3-epimerase~PRIAM: Ribulose-phosphate 3-epimerase~SPTR: Pentose-5-phosphate-3-epimerase;~TIGRFAM: ribulose-phosphate 3-epimerase); the protein is MSKKDIVISPSILSADFSRLGEEIRAVDEAGADWIHVDVMDGRFVPNITIGPLIVDAIRPHTKKPLDVHLMIVEPEKYVADFAKAGADIISVHAEHNASPHLHRTLCQIRELGKQSGVVLNPSTPLELIEYVIDVCDLVLIMSVNPGFGGQSFIPGVVPKIKALRQMCDERGLDPWIEVDGGLKPNNTWQVLEAGANAIVAGSAVFKAPDYAEAIEGIRNSKRPDKELVTA
- a CDS encoding cobalamin synthesis protein P47K (PFAM: Cobalamin synthesis protein cobW C-terminal domain; CobW/HypB/UreG, nucleotide-binding domain~COGs: COG0523 Putative GTPase (G3E family)~InterPro IPR003495:IPR011629~KEGG: cyp:PCC8801_0865 cobalamin synthesis protein P47K~PFAM: cobalamin synthesis protein P47K; cobalamin synthesis CobW domain protein~SPTR: Cobalamin synthesis protein P47K), yielding MDNLVLPKRGMPVTIITGFLGSGKTTLLNHILTNNQNLKVAVLVNEFGDIDIDSQLLVSVEENMLSLSNGCICCTINDDLLDTVYQVLESEQKVDYLIVETTGVADPLPIVLTFLSPELRDLVRLDSVLTLIDAENFTPDHFESDAALKQVIYGDIILLNKIDLVSEEKVEELEKNILCIKEGASILRCENAKVPLPLILDVERSNINNYPQEKPHSSHDHHHHDHDHEHHHHDHDHEHHHHDHDHHSHHLEIDGFISVSFECDRPFNVDKFQNFITDNIMAKVYRAKGILWFAESELKHIFQLSGKRYDLNTEEWQNNPKNQLVMIGKDISADDLRTKLKQCVVQ